In Streptomyces venezuelae, the sequence CGTGGACCGGGATCCGCCGGACCCGGTGACCCTGCGCAAGCGCCTCCGCCACGCGCTGAGGTTCGTGGCGCACGACCTGGCGGTCCCGGACGCCGAGGAGCTGATCTCGCGGGCCGCCCCCATGCCGTGGTCCACCTGGGAAGACATCGCCTCGCTCCTTCCCCGGCCCACTTCCGCCGAGGCCGCCCACTGGTTCGACGTGACGGTTCAGCCGGTGTACGTGCTGCACGACGAGTACTTCTTCATCCGGACCCTCCAGGCCCACGAGATGATCTTCACGGCGATCGCGGCGGACGTGCGGGAGGCGGTCGGGGCGCTGCGCGCCGGCCGGCTCGACGCGGCGGCCGGCCATGTCGACCGGGCGGCCGGTCTCTTCGACCGGGCTTCGGCGTTGTTCCGGATGGTGGCCACGATGCGCCCCGGGCACTTCTCCGCGTTCCGGCAGTTCACCCAGGGCGCCAGCGCCATCCAGTCCGAACAGTACAAGCGCTTCGAGATCCTGTGCGGCCTCCCGACCGCCCCGCGACTGGGGTCGGACGCCTTCACCCAGGTCCCCGCCGTACGGGCCGAGGCGGAGGCCGACGCCCATGACACGGTGGTCCGGGCCTACCTCGACCTGCGCCGCTCGGCGCGCCTAGACGAGGCCGGGTGGAACCGCTTGCGCACCGCGCTCGGCGGGCTGGAGGCGCGGCACCAGCGCTGGAAGTCCACCCACCACGGCCTTGCCGCGCGCATGCTCGGCGGTGCGCGCGGATCGGGCTACACCGCGGGCGTGCCCTACCTGGCGGAATGCCTGGACAACCGGCTCTTCTGGCAGCTCGGCGGGCGGCACGGCGCTTGCGGTGAAGGCGTCTGAAGACCTCTCAGAAGGGGCGTGTCGGAAGGTACTTGCCGTCGAGCGTGATGACGGCGCGCTCACCGCCCTCGGGATCGGCGACCTTCCGGACGTCCAGCCGGAAGTTGATCGCGCTGATGATGCCGTCCCCGAACTGCTCGTGGACCAGCGCCTTGAGCGTCGTCCCGTAGACCTGCAGCATCTCGTAGAAGCGGTAGATCGTCGGATCGGTCGGGATGCCGCCGGGGATCGAACCGCGGGTCGGGATCGTCTGGAGGAGCCGCACCGCGTCCTCGTCCAGGTCCAGCAGACCGGCGACCGCCTTCGCGGCGGACTCGGGCAGGGCGTGCTGGCCCAGCAGGGCGGCGGTGACGAAGGCGACCGACAGGCCGGCCGCGTCGGCGAGCTGCTGCCAGGAGAGGTCCTTGCGGGTCTTGGCGTCGACGGCGGTGACGGCCAGGGTCTGGCGGGCGGTGGGGTCGAACTGGGCGTGAGGCATCGGGAACTCCTTCGGGAAGGGGGACGAGGGGAAGGCGGCAGTGGGGTGGGACGGGTCAGCCGGCCGCGGCGGGGCCGACGTCCGTGACACCGCCGGAGCGGATGTCGTAGACCCAGCCGTGCAGCGTGAGGGTGCCCGCGGTCAGGGCGCGGGCGACCGAGGGGTGGGTGGCCAGGTTGGCGAGTTGCGCGCGTACGTTCTCGCGGACCAGGGCGGACA encodes:
- the cynS gene encoding cyanase — translated: MPHAQFDPTARQTLAVTAVDAKTRKDLSWQQLADAAGLSVAFVTAALLGQHALPESAAKAVAGLLDLDEDAVRLLQTIPTRGSIPGGIPTDPTIYRFYEMLQVYGTTLKALVHEQFGDGIISAINFRLDVRKVADPEGGERAVITLDGKYLPTRPF
- a CDS encoding tryptophan 2,3-dioxygenase family protein translates to MNPERAGADRWAAIGPTPADDGEWDGIHLARAVTQEVRRTGKHFLPQPLLHRLSEIHDDHAAHGRRPHLQAFLDCMLDKHEGRHRNRTYLSLPLLELLLDATDDAPDPDGMATLLIADVIRFEIRSGTPAGEAGEAGETRQARETVDRDPPDPVTLRKRLRHALRFVAHDLAVPDAEELISRAAPMPWSTWEDIASLLPRPTSAEAAHWFDVTVQPVYVLHDEYFFIRTLQAHEMIFTAIAADVREAVGALRAGRLDAAAGHVDRAAGLFDRASALFRMVATMRPGHFSAFRQFTQGASAIQSEQYKRFEILCGLPTAPRLGSDAFTQVPAVRAEAEADAHDTVVRAYLDLRRSARLDEAGWNRLRTALGGLEARHQRWKSTHHGLAARMLGGARGSGYTAGVPYLAECLDNRLFWQLGGRHGACGEGV